From the genome of Streptacidiphilus sp. PB12-B1b:
TACGGCAACTGCGTCGTCATCGACACCGGGCAGGAGACCGTCCACCTGGCGCACCTGCGGCCGGGCAGCGTCCGGGTGGCCGTCGGCGAGCGGGTCACGGCCGGTCAGCTGCTGGGCGAGGTCGGCAACTCGGGCCACAGCACCGAGCCGCACCTGCACATCCACGCCGAGCGGGAGGGGCTGGGGCTGGACCTGGCGTTCACCGGCGTCCCCGGCCGACTGCGCCGGGGCCGCAGCCTGCGCACCGGCGGCCCGACGGACGACGCCCGGCCCTCAGCGGCCCGGCCCTCAGCGGCCCGACCACCGGCGCCGGGCCGGGGCAGTCCGGCTGATCCCGGTCCGGCGGACGACAGACGCCGCCCGCGGGAGCCTGGTGGGCCCCGGGGCGGCGTCGACGGGTGCGTGCGGACGGCGCGTCAGTGCGCGTGTCCGGACTCCTTGAGGCGGTTGACCGAGTTCACGATCTCCTCCTCGGCCTCCGCGCGGCCGACCCAGTGCGCGCCCTCGACCGACTTGCCGGGCTCCAGGTCCTTGTAGACCTCGAAGAAGTGCTGGATCTCCAGGCGGTCGAACTCCGACACGTGGTGGATGTCCCGCAGGTGCTCCCAGCGCGGGTCCGACGCGGGCACGCAGAGCAGCTTGTCGTCGCCGCCCGCCTCGTCGGTCATGTGGAACATGCCGATGGCCCGGCACTTGATCAGGCAGCCGGGGAAGGTCGGCTCTTCGAGGATGACCAGGGCGTCCAGCGGGTCGCCGTCCTCGCCGAGGGTGCCCTCGACGAAGCCGTAGTCGGCGGGGTAGCGGGTCGAGGTGAAGAGCATCCGGTCAAGGAAGATGCGACCAGTCTCGTGGTCGACCTCGTACTTGTTCCGCGAACCCTTCGGAATCTCGATCGTGACGTCGAACTCCAAGGCTCCTCCAAAGAAAGTCGTTTGCAGCCAATAGTGTCTCCTACGTCGTGGAGTGCTCGGGAAAGGGGCAGGTCCGGATGGGTACTACGTGGTGGGGGCGGGCCGCCCGGGGCTACGCGCTGGCGCCGACGCGGACCGTCGTGCTGGTGGCCGGCGGCCTCGGGCTGGCGCTGGCCGCGAGCAGCATCGCCGCCGCCGGGCCCTGGCAGGGCGGCCAGCGGACGGCCGAGCGCCGCCCCGGGCGCACCGCCGGATCCCCGGGCCAGGACGCCGCCCGGGCGTCGAAGCCGCAGCTCAGGGCCGTGCCCGCGCCCAGTTGGCAGCCGGTGCCGCAGGTGCTCGCCCCGGCCGTGGGCGCGGTGGACGCCGCCGCTCCGCTGCCGACCGGCGCCGGGCTGTCCACCGCCCTCGGCGGCTACCTGGGCGCACCGGCGCTCGGCCAGGTCACCGCCTCGGTGACGGACGTCGCCACCGGACGCAGCCTGTACGCGTACGGCGGCACCGCCCCGCAGACGCCGGCCTCCACCAACAAGATCGCCACGGCGACCGCCGCGCTCACCCTGCTCGGCCCCGGGCACCGCTTCACCACCCGGGTGGTGAGCACCGGGCCCGGCCGGATCGTCCTGGTCGGCGGCGGCGATCCGACCCTGACCGCGGCCGCCACCGGCGGCAGCGACCCGCAGGCCAGCCTGGCCACGCTGGCCGACCGCACCGCCGCCGCGCTGAAGGCCGAGGGCGCGAGCACGGTCAGGCTCGGGTACGACACCGCGCTGTTCACCGGCAGCCCGCTGCACCCGATCGGCGTCAACGACAACATCGCCCTGGTGCAGGCGCTGACCGTGGACGAGGGCCGGCTGGACCCGTCCAGCACCGAGGACGCCCCGCGCTACGCCGACCCGGCGGCGACCGCCGCCGGCGACTTCGCCGCCCTGCTCACCGCCCGGGGCGTCACCGTCCAGGGCTCGCCCGCCCTCACCACGCTCCCGACCGCCACCGCCCCGGCCACCGCCTCTGCCGAGGACGCCGCCGCCCCGGCCACCGCTCCGTCGGCCACCGCCGCCGTCCCGCTGGCCGAGGTGCAGTCCCAGCCGCTGACCGAGATCGTCGAGCGGATGCTGACCGACAGCGACAACGACATCGCCGAGACCCTGGGCCACCAGGTGGCGCTGGCCGCCGGACAGCCCGCCACCTTCACCGGCGGGGTCACCGCCGTGCTGCAGACCCTGCGCGGCCTCGGCATACAGCTGGGCGGTACCCGGCTGTACGACAGCAGCGGCCTGGACACCCGGGACGCCGTCCCGGCCGACGTGCTCACCCAGCTGCTGGCGCTGGACGCCTCACCCGCCCACCCCGAGCTGCGCCCGATCGTGCTCGGGCTGCCGGTGGCCGGCTTCACCGGCACCCTGGGCCCGGACGTCGAGGGCTTCGACAGCAGCTCCGGGCTGGGCGTGGTCCGCGCCAAGACCGGGACGCTGTCGGCCGCCAACACCCTCGCCGGGCTGGTGGTGGACCGTGACGGCAGGCTGCTGGCCTTCGCCTTCATGGCCAACGGCGGCGGCCCGGCGGCCACGGCCCGCAGCGACCTGGACGCGCTCGCCGGGCGCGTCGCCGCATGCGGCTGCCGCTAGTGGGCAGGAACACGTACGGTGGCAGGTGTACAGCCACTGGCGGACCAGAGCGGACACGGGCGAACTCCCCTGCCTCTCCGGAGGAACAGAGCCACAGTCGGAATACCCCTCCGGAGGAGTGAGAGCGGACATGGCAGACATGGTCGACTGGAGTCTCGCGGTGTCCACCGCGACCCGGCTGGTGCGTCCCGGCCCCGAGGTGAGCCGCGAGGAGGCCGGTGCGGCCGTGGCCGAGCTGCGGCGGCACGCCGCCTCCTCGGAGCGGCACGTCCGCGAGTTCACCGGGATGGGCTCCCCGACCGGGGGCACGCCGGTGCTGGTGGTGGACCGGCCGGGCTGGATCAGGGCCAATGTGGCCGGATTCCGCACGATCATCACCCCGCTCACCGACCGGATGCAGGCCCGCCGCTCCGAGCTGCCCGGCAGCGCCGCGCTGGGCGTCGTCGGCGGCAAGGTCACCGGCCTGGAGGTGGGGATGCTGCTGGCGTTCATGTCCTCCCGGGTCCTCGGCCAGTACGAGACCTTCGCCCCGGCGGAGATCCCGGCCGACCTGTCCTCGCTGGACGACGCGCACCCGGCCGCGCCCGGGCGGCTGCTGCTGGTGGCCCCCAACATCGTCCAGGTCGAGCGCGAGCTGGAGGTGGACCCGCACGACTTCCGGCTGTGGGTGTGCCTGCACGAGGAGACCCACCGCACCCAGTTCACCGCCGTGCCCTGGCTGCGCGACCACATCGAGGCGGAGATCCAGGCGTTCCTGGCCGAGACCGACATCGACCCGACCACGCTGCTGGAGCGGCTGCGCGAGGCGCTGGGCTCGCTGCCCGGCGTCGGCGCCGGGGCGTCCGGCCCGGACGAGAGCGGTGCGGACAGCGGCGGCGGCACCGGCAGCCTGATGGACGTCGTGCAGACGCCCGCCCAGCGCGCCGTGCTGGGGCGGCTGACCGCGGTGATGTCGCTGCTGGAGGGCCACGCGGACGTGGTGATGGACGGCGTCGGCCCGCAGGTCGTGCCCTCGGTGGCGGAGATCCGGGAGAAATTCCAGCAGCGCCGGGCCAAGGGCGCGGGGCGGCTGGACCAGCTGCTGCGCCGGCTGCTGGGCCTGGACGCCAAACTGCGGCAGTACCAGGACGGCGCGGTCTTCGTCCGCGCGGTGGTC
Proteins encoded in this window:
- a CDS encoding inorganic diphosphatase, whose amino-acid sequence is MEFDVTIEIPKGSRNKYEVDHETGRIFLDRMLFTSTRYPADYGFVEGTLGEDGDPLDALVILEEPTFPGCLIKCRAIGMFHMTDEAGGDDKLLCVPASDPRWEHLRDIHHVSEFDRLEIQHFFEVYKDLEPGKSVEGAHWVGRAEAEEEIVNSVNRLKESGHAH
- the dacB gene encoding D-alanyl-D-alanine carboxypeptidase/D-alanyl-D-alanine-endopeptidase; translation: MGTTWWGRAARGYALAPTRTVVLVAGGLGLALAASSIAAAGPWQGGQRTAERRPGRTAGSPGQDAARASKPQLRAVPAPSWQPVPQVLAPAVGAVDAAAPLPTGAGLSTALGGYLGAPALGQVTASVTDVATGRSLYAYGGTAPQTPASTNKIATATAALTLLGPGHRFTTRVVSTGPGRIVLVGGGDPTLTAAATGGSDPQASLATLADRTAAALKAEGASTVRLGYDTALFTGSPLHPIGVNDNIALVQALTVDEGRLDPSSTEDAPRYADPAATAAGDFAALLTARGVTVQGSPALTTLPTATAPATASAEDAAAPATAPSATAAVPLAEVQSQPLTEIVERMLTDSDNDIAETLGHQVALAAGQPATFTGGVTAVLQTLRGLGIQLGGTRLYDSSGLDTRDAVPADVLTQLLALDASPAHPELRPIVLGLPVAGFTGTLGPDVEGFDSSSGLGVVRAKTGTLSAANTLAGLVVDRDGRLLAFAFMANGGGPAATARSDLDALAGRVAACGCR
- a CDS encoding zinc-dependent metalloprotease, which produces MADMVDWSLAVSTATRLVRPGPEVSREEAGAAVAELRRHAASSERHVREFTGMGSPTGGTPVLVVDRPGWIRANVAGFRTIITPLTDRMQARRSELPGSAALGVVGGKVTGLEVGMLLAFMSSRVLGQYETFAPAEIPADLSSLDDAHPAAPGRLLLVAPNIVQVERELEVDPHDFRLWVCLHEETHRTQFTAVPWLRDHIEAEIQAFLAETDIDPTTLLERLREALGSLPGVGAGASGPDESGADSGGGTGSLMDVVQTPAQRAVLGRLTAVMSLLEGHADVVMDGVGPQVVPSVAEIREKFQQRRAKGAGRLDQLLRRLLGLDAKLRQYQDGAVFVRAVVDSVGMDGFNRVWTSPNTLPTKEEIHNPSAWVARIHK